One genomic segment of Gossypium arboreum isolate Shixiya-1 chromosome 3, ASM2569848v2, whole genome shotgun sequence includes these proteins:
- the LOC108475507 gene encoding probable methyltransferase At1g27930, protein MKREETTKNRHFLADKRWFMPITIAGFIAGTMLISSFIKTADYSILCSLAKTRSIAVEEYSASPVQLQAIIHYATSSIVPQQNFKEISVTFDVLKKRSPCNFLVFGLGYDSLMWTSLNPNGNTIFLEEDPKWVQSVLKDAPILHAHAVKYRTELKEADDLLIHYRSEPSCYPSKAYLHGNEKCRLALTGFPDEFYDTEWDLIMIDAPRGYFPEAPGRMAAIFSAAVLARNRKGSGVTHVFLHDVNRRVEKVFAEEFLCRKYLVNSEGRLWHFEIPPASNTSSDDSAGYC, encoded by the coding sequence ATGAAAAGAGAAGAGACTACAAAGAATCGGCATTTCCTCGCCGATAAAAGATGGTTTATGCCTATTACCATAGCTGGCTTTATTGCCGGGACGATGCTTATCTCGAGCTTCATAAAAACCGCCGATTACTCCATACTATGTTCGCTCGCCAAAACCAGATCCATAGCCGTAGAGGAATACTCCGCCTCGCCGGTCCAACTCCAAGCTATCATCCACTATGCCACTTCATCAATAGTCCCGCAGcagaacttcaaggagatctccGTAACCTTTGACGTACTCAAGAAACGCTCTCCTTGTAATTTCCTCGTCTTTGGGCTTGGCTACGACTCCCTCATGTGGACCTCCCTCAATCCCAATGGCAACACTATTTTCCTGGAAGAGGATCCCAAATGGGTTCAGTCTGTGCTCAAAGACGCCCCGATCCTCCACGCTCACGCGGTAAAGTACCGTACGGAGCTTAAGGAAGCTGACGATCTACTCATCCATTATCGATCGGAACCGAGCTGTTACCCGTCGAAAGCTTACTTACACGGAAATGAAAAGTGCAGGCTTGCGTTAACGGGGTTTCCCGATGAGTTTTACGATACTGAGTGGGATTTGATAATGATCGATGCTCCTCGTGGATACTTCCCGGAGGCACCAGGGAGGATGGCTGCGATATTCTCGGCGGCTGTGCTGGCGAGGAACAGGAAAGGATCGGGTGTGACGCACGTGTTCTTGCACGATGTTAATCGGCGAGTGGAGAAAGTTTTCGCCGAGGAATTTTTGTGCCGGAAGTACTTGGTGAACAGCGAGGGGAGACTTTGGCATTTCGAGATTCCACCAGCTTCGAACACTAGCAGCGATGACAGTGCCGGGTATTGCTAA